From the genome of Polynucleobacter sp. AM-7D1:
TGCCATCGACTGAATGGAAGAAAAATACCTTCAAAAAACCAGAGCAGCAAAAATGGTACGAAGGGGAAACGATTTCTTTGGGCATTGGTCAGGGTTATAACGCATTTACGATTTTGCAGTTGGCACATGCAATGTCAAATCTCGCCAATAACGGTATTGTGATGAAGCCACACTTAGTTAAGGCAATTGAAGATCCCTTCACTAGACATCGCACCCTCACAACCCCCAAAGAAAGTTATCGCATTGATCTTGTTCCTGAGAATATTGAGATTATCAAGAAGGCTATGGTTGAGGTGAATAATTCTGGCACTTCCGCCTCCGTTTTTAAAGGCACAAGCTATCAAGCTGGTGGCAAGACTGGAACGGCGCAAGTATTTAGCTTGAACTCAAAAGAGTATCACCATGGCTCTACGGCAGAATTCTTACGAGACCATGCTTTGTATGTTGCCTTTGCTCCCGCCGAAAAACCAACCATTGCCATTGCCATGGTTGTTGAGAATGCTGGTTTTGGAGCCCAGCATGCCGCTCCAATTGCACGTAAAGCGCTTGATTTTTATCTTGAAGGTAAATGGCCAAAGGAGATTCCTGAATGGAAAAGAGCGCCATAGAAAAAATAAAAAATATTTTTCTGAGTATTTTTAGCGGCCTTGATCGCCAGCTAGGCCTTATTTTACTTGGCTTAGCAGGAATTGGATTTATTATATTTTTATCCGCAAGTCAAAATACGCCCGTTCGTTTTGAAGATGAACTGCGCAATCTAGCACTTTCATTTGTTGTGATGTGGATAGTTTCCCGCATCCCGCCAAAATGGTTGGAGATGGCCGCAGTTTGGATTTATGGGATCGGGGTTGCATTGCTGATAGCCGTTGCCGTATTTGGATTAATCAAAAAAGGTGCAAGACGTTGGCTCAATATTGGCTTTGTCATTCAACCTTCTGAGTTAATGAAGATTGCTATGCCCCTGATGTTGGCTTGGTATTTTCAAAAGCGAGAGGGAATTCAAAAATCTTGGGACTATGGGGTGGCTGCGATCATTCTTGGCATCCCCGTATTTCTTATTGCTCGTCAGCCTGACTTGGGAACTTCATTATTGGTTTTTGCCGCAGGCATGTATGTGATTATTCTTGCGGGATTACCTTGGAAGTGGATCTTGCCATTTATCGGAATTGGTGCACTCGGAATTCTTCTCATCATTATTTTTGGTAGCACTATTTGTGCCCAAGATGTTGTTTGGCCATTTGTCCACACATACCAAAAGCATCGCGTATGCACCCTGCTTGACCCTAGCAGCGACCCTCTTGGAAAAGGTTTTCATACGATTCAAGCCATGATTGCAATTGGTTCTGGTGGATTTTTTGGCAAGGGTTGGTTTCAGGGCACGCAAGCCCATCTGGAATTTATTCCAGAAAAACATACCGATTTTGTCTTTGCTGTTTTTTCTGAAGAGTTCGGCTTACTTGGCAACTTAGTCTTGTTAGGACTTTTCTTTGCCTTAATTAAGCGTGGTCTAGCTATTTCTGCGAGTGGACCAAATTTGTTTACACGTCTGCTAGGCGCATCAGTAACGCTAATCTTTTTTACCTACGCGTTTGTGAATATTGGCATGGTAAGCGGTCTATTGCCGGTCGTAGGAGTTCCATTGCCCTTTATTAGTTATGGAGGTACCGCACTGGTGACGCTAGGTTTTGGCGCCGGTATTTTGATGAGCATTCATCGTCATCGGAGATTAGTACAAAGCTAGTAATTCAGGCTAGTGGCGCAGGACAATTGCCCACACTTCAGAAACAAAAAAACCCGGCAAGCCGGGCTTTTTCATCAACAAAGTAAGAATTACTTCTTGCGCTTGTTAACTGAATCTTTAAATGCTTTACCAGCAGAAAACTTAACAGTTTTAGCAGCAGCAATTTTGAGTGGCTCGCCAGTTTTTGGGTTACGGCCCATACGTGCAGCGCGCTTACCAGAAGCAAAAGTACCGAAACCGATCAGTTGTACTGAGTCGCCTTTAGTAACAGCTTTAATGATTTGCTCAATAGCAGAATTCAATGCAAATTCAGCTTTGGCTTTTGAGATCTCAGCGTCGTCAGCAATCGCTGCGATTAGTTCTGCTTTGTTCAAGTGAAGCTCCTTATAGATATTGATGTCAGCGCACCTTGCGCTTACATGATTTTAACCACAAAAAATTACAAAAATAAAGCTGCGTCACAGCAAATTTTTTATTAACTACTTTTTACTCCTCCAAAACAGTGACATCTGACACAAAATACTCAGTATCGCCAAAGCAAGTTGTTGGCAATCCAATGTGCTGATCGTATTTAAGTGCGACTTTTTTGCCTAAATTGGCATTAATTTTTTGCGCTACGGCTTCTTGGCGTACCGTAAAGAGAAATTTTTCTGACATAGTTCCCGGCATAGAAACCATCGCCATTTCACCCTCCCAAGTTTTGCAAATATAGCCCCGATTGGAAAATTTCTGAACATAACCAGCGCGCTCACCACTGCCATAGCTCCAATTCAGCATAATCCAAGTATAAGCCGCTAAACCAGCCAAGCCAATTAATACAAGGCTTAAAAGCCATTTTACGAATCCATTCATACGGTTTTCCTTAATAAATCATCTTTGCAGCGCCAATTAGGTGCATTTCTTATGGCCTCTTTTGGCTATAGCTAACATTTGAGCATATTAGTTACAAAAATATGGGTCGAACGGCGCTCCATCCAAATTAAAATAGTAGTGTTAACGCTAATTGGTAAACCTCATGGAACTTCGTCACTTTGTTTTTTTGATCTTTGTTGTCTCTGCTGTTTATGTTTATTTCAGGGGCAAGGTGCGATTTGGCTTAGTACGCTCATTAACAGACTATCAAGTACTTTTAGCGCCAATTAATAGCCTGCTCTACTTGTTTTCAAAAACTAAGGCAGGGGCATTTATTCCAGTTGCTGATTTTCCTGAAATGAAACCACTTCAAGATCATTGGCAGATCATCCGTGATGAGGCCCTCGCATTAAACGCAGATGGTGCCATTGCAGCGGCAACAGGCTACAACGATATTGGCTTCAATTCCTTCTTTCGGACGGGCTGGAAACGCTTTCATCTCTACTGGTATGGCAAGGAAATGCCATCGGCGCAGCTAAATTGCCCAAAGACTGTCGCCCTCCTGAAATCCATACCCTCAATCAAGGCAGCAATGTTTGCCTCGCTGCCTCCTGGAGCAACGCTGGTTCGTCACAGAGACCCTTATGCGGGTTCGCTGCGTTATCACATTGGCCTTGTTACTCCAAACGATCCCAAATGCTTTATTGACGTCGATGGAGAGCGTTATTTCTGGAAAGACGGCGAACCAGTGATGTTTGATGAAACCTATATCCACTTCGCAGCCAACGAGACCGATCACCAACGGATTGTCTTGTTTTGTGATGTTGAACGGCCAGTTCACACTAAATTGGTGCAATTACTTAATCGCTGGTTTGGACGCTATGTGATGAGCGCAGCATCTTCCCAAAACGTTGAGGGCGAGAAAGTTGGATTTGTAAATATTCTCTTTAAGTATTTTTATCACCTCAGGGCGCAGGCTAAAAAACTGAAAGCCAAGCACCGCAGCGTTTATTACATCGGAAAATGGGTGCTGATATTAGGGATTCTTTGGGCGATATTTTGGTAAGCCTCAGGGACTTAGGACTTCAATAATTTGCTCTGGGGTAATTGAACCCCAGATCTCAACCCTCTTAATGCGGCTACTTTGCCCCGATAAGAGTTGAATTTGCTTTTGTGGCACTCTCAACTGCTTTGAAAGCCAAGATAACAACATCTCATTTGCCCTATTTTCAAGCGCAGGAGCCTGCAGAGATATCTTGAGACAACCGTCATGAAGACCGACTACCTTGGTCAGCTTTGCACCTGGCTGACAATGCAAATTAAGAACAATGCCAGTGGGGGTTTGTTTTAACCAAATGGGCATCATAAGAATACTTTAAACTCAAATCATGATTATGAAGAACTCCAACGCCTTAGACCAGCTATTTTCTAATAATCGCCAGTGGGCAGAAGCCATGGTCGCCAAAGATTCCAACTTCTTTAAGCGCCTCGTTTCTCAGCAAGCACCAGAATATCTTTGGATTGGCTGCTCAGATAGTCGCGTACCTGCTAATGAAATTGTGAATCTTCTTCCAGGCGAATTATTCGTTCATCGAAATGTTGCGAACGTAGTGGTGCATACCGACCTCAATTGTTTATCTGTAATTCAATTTGCAATTGATCTTTTAAAGGTCAAACATATTTTGGTTGTTGGTCATTATGGTTGCTCTGGTGTGCATACCGCAATGACGGATAGGCGCGTAGGCTTAGCTGATAATTGGTTGCGACATGTTAAAGACGTACACCAAAAACATGAGCGCTATCTTGGTGATGCCATTCCGACTCCCAAGCGCCAAGACCGTTTATGCGAGCTGAATGTGATTGAACAAGTTGTCAATGTTTGTGAAACCACCATTGTTCAAGATGCATGGTCTAGAGGACAAGATCTCACGGTGCATGGCTGGGCTTATCGTCTAGAGACCGGCTTAGTAAATGATTTGGGCATGTCTATTAGCTCCGACGAAGAAATGCATAGACGCTACGCCACATCCTTGTCTCGCTACGATTCCAATTAAATTGAGTTTTGTTTAAAAACTTTTCAAACTACTCAGGACTAGCGCTCCTCAGATTTCTGGCATCGCTTCCTTACAAGACCCTTGTCTCTATTGGCTATGGCTTAGGTTTTTTGGCGGCGCATATTCCTAGCGATCGCAATCGCGTAGTTCAGAAAAATTTAGAGCTATGTTTCCCTGAGCTTAGCGCGCAGGAAATTGATCTACTTAGAAAAAAACATTGGCGACTACTTGGTCGCAGCTTGGTTGAGAAAAGTATTATTTGGCTTGGAAGTAAAAAACAGCTTGCCGATATGATTGAAGTTCAATCAGAGGTTGATTTAACTGATCGACAACCGCGCATCTTAGTAAATATGCATTTCATTGGAATTGAAGGCAGCATTATTTTGAGCGCACTTGCAAAAGATAAAGGCTGGCCTCGTACCTCTGGATTTTTTCAGAGAATGAAAAGCCCCTTCTTCAATAAGAAAATTATTGAGTGGCGCAATCGCTTTGGTGGAAACTCGATTGATCGCCAGGGCAACACTATTGAGCTGATTAGAGAAATCCGCAAGGGTAGCTTCATCATCATTGCACCCGATATTGACTTGGGCCTAAAAGACTCAACTTTTGTTCCCTTCTTCAATATTCAAACCAATACCATTACTGCTGTATCCCGTCTCGCTAAAATTACGGGGGCACAGGTCTGCATGATGATTACGACTCTCAACAATAATGAAGCTGGATATGTTTGCTCTATCAGCAAACCATTGGAAAATTTTCCAACCGAGAATCCAGAAGCAGATACCGCACGCTTAAACCAAATTTTTGAACAAGAAATTAGGCTCAGGCCTGCTGAATACTATTGGGTACATAAACGTTTTAAAAATAGGCCTTTCAACGAAGCCAGTCCCTATTACTAACCCATTCAGCACTCATCTACTCAGAACCTAGTCTTTATTAAAGTAATTGCCCGATAATGTAGCCATGGAAGAAAAAATTCGCGTCTCCAAGCTGCTCTCTGAGCTAGGTCTATGCTCCCGTCGCGAGGCTGACTCTTATATTGAGCAGGGCCTAGTAACCGTAGATGGCGAAGTAGTCAACGAACTGGGCTCTCGAGCTTTTCGTCATCAGAAAATTGAATTGCAATCCGGAGCTAAAGCACAGCAGGCTTCCCGAATTACGGTCATTCTCAATAAGCCAGTGGGCTTCATCTCACACTACGATGATGAGCAAGAATATCAACCGGCTGCCTCACTCATCACCCCAGATAATTATTTTGCCAGTCCGCTTGATAAGGGGCGTAATCCACGCTTTAATACTCGTGGTTTAGCGCCTGCTGGTCGCCTCGATATCGACTCCACTGGCATGCTCGTTTTAACGCAAGATGGTCGCATCGCCAAACTTCTGATTGGCGAAAACAGCCCGATTGAGAAAGAATATTTAGTCCGGGTTGAAGGCGCTCTCTCTTTTGAAGATTTAGATAGGCTAAAACATGGCCTGGAATTAGATGGGGTTGTTTTAAAGCCAGCCCAAGTGAGCTGGCAGAATGAAGACCAGCTTCGCTTTGTTCTGCGAGAGGGTCGCAAGCGTCAAATTCGGCGCATGTGCGAAATGGTTGGCCTCCGAGTGTTAGGTCTGAAGCGCGTTCGCATGGGCAGAATTTCTCTGGGCGCCCTACCGCCTGGAAAATGGCGCTTTGTGAGGCCTGAGGAGCAATTCTAAGAAGTCCCTCCCGCTTATAATTCTGTCAATTAGATTAAGCGCAGAATTACCATCGATACCATCACCTCCAGCACTCCCGGCGCAGAAGTTTTAAGACGCCGTAGCTTTGCCATCATCTCCCACCCAGATGCAGGTAAGACCACCCTTACTGAAAAACTCTTGTTATATGCGGGAGCCATTCAGATTGCCGGTAGCGTCAAAGCCCGCAAAGCAAGTCGGCACGCAACCTCTGACTGGATGGAGATTGAAAAACAGCGTGGTATCTCTGTAGCCAGCTCGGTCATGCAAATGGAGTATCGCGATTGCATTATCAACCTGTTAGACACGCCGGGTCACCAGGACTTTTCGGAAGATACCTATCGTGTTTTAACTGCGGTTGATTCCGCCCTCATGGTGATTGATGCTGCGAATGGCGTCGAATCACAAACCTTGCGTTTGCTGGAAGTCTGTCGTGCACGTAACACGCCAATCGTCACTTTTATCAACAAGATGGATCGTGAAGTAAAGCCGCCCATGGAGCTGATGGACGAGATTGAAACCGCACTAGGAATAGAAGTAGTTCCTTTTACATGGCCAGTAGGCATGGGTAAATCATTTGCCGGTGTAATTGATATTGCCAATTCTCAAATGCGCATGTTCAAAGCAGGTGAAGATCGTGTAACCGAGGACTCCCATGCAATTGTCGACATCAATGATCCAGCACTGAAGGAGCGCCTAGGTACAGATCTTGAAAACGCACTGGCTGAAGTGGACCTCATTAAAAATGCGATGCCCGCATTTGATCGTGAAGCTTTTTTAGCGGGTCGTCAATCACCAGTGTTCTTTGGCTCTGCCATTAATAATTTTGGCGTGCGTGAAATTCTGAACACCTTAGTTGAGCTTGCGCCATCACCAGGCTCACGTAAGGCCTTGCAACGTGAGGTGAGCCCCGCTGAAAATAAATTTTCTGCAGTAGTTTTCAAGATTCAAGCCAACATGGATCCAGCCCATCGAGATCGCGTTGCCTTCTTGCGTATCTGCTCGGGACATTTTCAACGCGGCATGAAACTCAAGATTTGTCGCAATGGAAAAGAGGTGCGTACTAATAATGCTCTTTCCTTCCTGTCACAACGCCGCGATATTCTAGATGAAGCCTTTCCTGGTGACATCATTGGATTACCAAATCACGGTCTTCTCAGGCTAGGCGATACACTCACCGAAGGTGAGCAATTGCAATTCACAGGCTTGCCATTTTTTGCCCCTGAAATTTTCCGTATGGTCGAATCTGCTGATCCATTGCGCTCTAAACAACTACGCACGGGCTTAATGCAACTTGGCGAAGAAGGTGCGATTCAAGTTTTCCGCCCAATGACTGGCGGCACGATGTTACTTGGTGCTTTTGGACAGCTGCAGTTTGAAGTCGTAAGCCATCGTCTGCAAACTGAGTA
Proteins encoded in this window:
- the rodA gene encoding rod shape-determining protein RodA; protein product: MEKSAIEKIKNIFLSIFSGLDRQLGLILLGLAGIGFIIFLSASQNTPVRFEDELRNLALSFVVMWIVSRIPPKWLEMAAVWIYGIGVALLIAVAVFGLIKKGARRWLNIGFVIQPSELMKIAMPLMLAWYFQKREGIQKSWDYGVAAIILGIPVFLIARQPDLGTSLLVFAAGMYVIILAGLPWKWILPFIGIGALGILLIIIFGSTICAQDVVWPFVHTYQKHRVCTLLDPSSDPLGKGFHTIQAMIAIGSGGFFGKGWFQGTQAHLEFIPEKHTDFVFAVFSEEFGLLGNLVLLGLFFALIKRGLAISASGPNLFTRLLGASVTLIFFTYAFVNIGMVSGLLPVVGVPLPFISYGGTALVTLGFGAGILMSIHRHRRLVQS
- a CDS encoding HU family DNA-binding protein → MYKELHLNKAELIAAIADDAEISKAKAEFALNSAIEQIIKAVTKGDSVQLIGFGTFASGKRAARMGRNPKTGEPLKIAAAKTVKFSAGKAFKDSVNKRKK
- a CDS encoding aspartyl/asparaginyl beta-hydroxylase domain-containing protein; amino-acid sequence: MELRHFVFLIFVVSAVYVYFRGKVRFGLVRSLTDYQVLLAPINSLLYLFSKTKAGAFIPVADFPEMKPLQDHWQIIRDEALALNADGAIAAATGYNDIGFNSFFRTGWKRFHLYWYGKEMPSAQLNCPKTVALLKSIPSIKAAMFASLPPGATLVRHRDPYAGSLRYHIGLVTPNDPKCFIDVDGERYFWKDGEPVMFDETYIHFAANETDHQRIVLFCDVERPVHTKLVQLLNRWFGRYVMSAASSQNVEGEKVGFVNILFKYFYHLRAQAKKLKAKHRSVYYIGKWVLILGILWAIFW
- a CDS encoding DUF167 domain-containing protein encodes the protein MMPIWLKQTPTGIVLNLHCQPGAKLTKVVGLHDGCLKISLQAPALENRANEMLLSWLSKQLRVPQKQIQLLSGQSSRIKRVEIWGSITPEQIIEVLSP
- the can gene encoding carbonate dehydratase; the protein is MIMKNSNALDQLFSNNRQWAEAMVAKDSNFFKRLVSQQAPEYLWIGCSDSRVPANEIVNLLPGELFVHRNVANVVVHTDLNCLSVIQFAIDLLKVKHILVVGHYGCSGVHTAMTDRRVGLADNWLRHVKDVHQKHERYLGDAIPTPKRQDRLCELNVIEQVVNVCETTIVQDAWSRGQDLTVHGWAYRLETGLVNDLGMSISSDEEMHRRYATSLSRYDSN
- a CDS encoding lipid A biosynthesis acyltransferase; its protein translation is MFKNFSNYSGLALLRFLASLPYKTLVSIGYGLGFLAAHIPSDRNRVVQKNLELCFPELSAQEIDLLRKKHWRLLGRSLVEKSIIWLGSKKQLADMIEVQSEVDLTDRQPRILVNMHFIGIEGSIILSALAKDKGWPRTSGFFQRMKSPFFNKKIIEWRNRFGGNSIDRQGNTIELIREIRKGSFIIIAPDIDLGLKDSTFVPFFNIQTNTITAVSRLAKITGAQVCMMITTLNNNEAGYVCSISKPLENFPTENPEADTARLNQIFEQEIRLRPAEYYWVHKRFKNRPFNEASPYY
- a CDS encoding pseudouridine synthase, producing the protein MEEKIRVSKLLSELGLCSRREADSYIEQGLVTVDGEVVNELGSRAFRHQKIELQSGAKAQQASRITVILNKPVGFISHYDDEQEYQPAASLITPDNYFASPLDKGRNPRFNTRGLAPAGRLDIDSTGMLVLTQDGRIAKLLIGENSPIEKEYLVRVEGALSFEDLDRLKHGLELDGVVLKPAQVSWQNEDQLRFVLREGRKRQIRRMCEMVGLRVLGLKRVRMGRISLGALPPGKWRFVRPEEQF
- a CDS encoding peptide chain release factor 3, with amino-acid sequence MTSSTPGAEVLRRRSFAIISHPDAGKTTLTEKLLLYAGAIQIAGSVKARKASRHATSDWMEIEKQRGISVASSVMQMEYRDCIINLLDTPGHQDFSEDTYRVLTAVDSALMVIDAANGVESQTLRLLEVCRARNTPIVTFINKMDREVKPPMELMDEIETALGIEVVPFTWPVGMGKSFAGVIDIANSQMRMFKAGEDRVTEDSHAIVDINDPALKERLGTDLENALAEVDLIKNAMPAFDREAFLAGRQSPVFFGSAINNFGVREILNTLVELAPSPGSRKALQREVSPAENKFSAVVFKIQANMDPAHRDRVAFLRICSGHFQRGMKLKICRNGKEVRTNNALSFLSQRRDILDEAFPGDIIGLPNHGLLRLGDTLTEGEQLQFTGLPFFAPEIFRMVESADPLRSKQLRTGLMQLGEEGAIQVFRPMTGGTMLLGAFGQLQFEVVSHRLQTEYGAEVRLLPARYNLARWVSSDDPVALKKFIQENIHRMAEDVVGASVFLASHKSELDVAQQRWESIQFHALREHAGLIYQSDLAG